A genomic stretch from Chitinophaga agri includes:
- a CDS encoding TonB-dependent receptor — protein sequence MSATRRTIRITYLWLLVLLLPVLAQAQLNGSYIIGGKITGDKGEALPGASVHIKGTSFGAITDSTGRFDITANTKFPFKLEVRLLGYQPQEFEVRNSNSRLQFQLITQSLLVNEVVVSASRQQEKLLKSPVAIEKLDVKALKETPAASFYDAIGNLKGVQMTTAGLTFKVFNTRGFNVPNNFRFMQLIDGVDNQAATLGVPLGNAIGPTELDILSIEVTPGASSALYGMNALNGMSNLITKNPFQYQGLSVYQKVALNHFDGGSSSPKPITESSFRYALALNSKFAFKLNFSYMEGTDWYADSHNDFNPGTKANPDFPQLVGADNTANDAWNKYADQSTFPITDKNGKSYNVSRTGYWEKDLVGDYKVKNIKFDGALHYKITPKIEASYTYRVGKMDGFFQRGNRIGLKNVVVQNHKIEVVGEDFTLRSYMSLENTGDSYNMNPLADNLEKSFKTDKQWQADYKAALDNALDATGSNVAEAHRAARAAADKGRWTPGTAAFDAQLAKIKGINDWDIYPVSKDSTNKSGGAALLQMSHFYHTEGTWNLRKYIHFLDVLVGADYRTYEIIPDGNNFVDLTKPLDKRNTPGGKNIWYGKAGGFVQGSKLFLHDQLKVTASVRFDKAAYFAGKFNPRVAAVYTTPNQRHNIRASWQNGFRFPSLFEAYSFVNNGGVRRVGGLAFIEEGLGYFRNSYLTSSATAFTTAVNKATNADPTLSRAEAEVRNASVLKVANLEAIRPEQIQSIEVGYKSVLFDNKVFIDIDGYYNTYKHFIGQVEVAVPKTGDVNNPTQEVLNQMYDKQFQNRYRVWTNSKSTVQNYGFAVGVTYNFLKSFTISGNANYNTLAQDKTKDDALIPGFNTPKWFTNVSFGNRQVLPHLGFNVVWHWQEKFYWQNLFGNGDVPAYSTVDAQVTYGLPKIHTSIKLGGSNIFNTAYFQYVGGPTIKGLYYIAFTYDLPFKKK from the coding sequence ATGTCCGCAACAAGACGCACTATTCGTATTACATACCTATGGCTGCTGGTGCTGTTACTGCCTGTCCTGGCCCAGGCACAGCTGAACGGTTCCTATATCATCGGAGGAAAGATCACCGGAGATAAGGGAGAAGCCCTTCCCGGCGCATCTGTTCATATTAAAGGCACCTCTTTCGGCGCCATCACTGACAGTACCGGACGGTTTGATATCACTGCCAATACCAAATTCCCCTTCAAACTTGAAGTGCGCCTGCTGGGATACCAGCCACAGGAATTTGAAGTTAGAAACAGCAACAGCCGCTTGCAGTTCCAGCTGATCACACAGTCACTGCTGGTTAACGAAGTAGTCGTTTCAGCTTCCCGTCAGCAGGAAAAACTACTCAAATCTCCTGTTGCCATTGAGAAACTGGATGTGAAGGCGTTAAAGGAAACGCCTGCCGCCTCTTTCTATGATGCCATCGGTAACCTGAAAGGTGTACAGATGACGACCGCTGGTCTGACGTTCAAGGTGTTCAATACCCGTGGATTCAACGTACCAAACAACTTCCGCTTCATGCAGCTGATAGATGGTGTGGATAACCAGGCTGCTACACTGGGTGTACCGCTGGGTAATGCCATCGGCCCGACCGAACTGGATATTCTCAGCATTGAAGTAACACCTGGCGCTTCATCCGCCCTGTATGGTATGAACGCCCTGAATGGTATGTCAAATCTCATTACTAAGAACCCATTCCAATACCAGGGGCTTAGCGTATACCAGAAAGTAGCCCTCAACCACTTTGATGGTGGCAGCAGCTCTCCGAAACCGATCACTGAAAGTTCTTTCCGGTATGCACTGGCGCTTAACAGCAAGTTCGCATTTAAGCTGAACTTCTCTTATATGGAAGGTACCGACTGGTATGCAGACAGTCACAATGACTTCAATCCCGGTACCAAAGCCAATCCGGACTTCCCGCAACTGGTAGGTGCTGACAATACCGCGAATGATGCATGGAACAAATATGCTGACCAGAGCACCTTCCCCATCACCGACAAAAACGGGAAATCATACAACGTATCCCGTACCGGTTACTGGGAGAAAGACCTGGTGGGTGACTATAAAGTAAAGAACATCAAGTTTGATGGTGCGCTCCATTATAAGATTACCCCGAAGATCGAAGCGTCCTACACCTACCGTGTTGGTAAAATGGACGGTTTCTTTCAGCGCGGTAACCGTATTGGTCTGAAAAACGTCGTAGTGCAAAACCATAAAATAGAGGTAGTAGGAGAGGACTTCACCCTGCGATCCTATATGTCACTGGAAAATACCGGCGACTCGTACAATATGAACCCACTGGCCGATAACCTGGAAAAGTCATTCAAAACAGATAAGCAATGGCAGGCTGACTATAAGGCAGCCCTGGACAATGCGCTGGATGCCACCGGCAGTAATGTAGCCGAAGCCCACAGGGCTGCACGCGCTGCAGCCGACAAAGGCCGCTGGACGCCTGGTACAGCAGCTTTTGATGCCCAGCTGGCTAAGATAAAAGGTATCAATGACTGGGACATCTACCCTGTATCTAAAGACAGCACTAACAAGAGTGGTGGCGCTGCCTTACTGCAGATGAGTCATTTCTATCATACAGAAGGTACGTGGAACCTGCGTAAATATATTCACTTCCTGGATGTACTGGTAGGTGCGGATTACCGTACTTACGAGATCATTCCCGATGGTAACAACTTTGTTGATCTGACGAAGCCATTAGACAAGCGTAATACACCCGGAGGTAAGAACATCTGGTATGGTAAAGCGGGAGGTTTCGTGCAGGGTAGCAAGTTATTTCTGCACGATCAGTTGAAAGTTACCGCCTCTGTGCGTTTCGACAAGGCAGCGTACTTCGCCGGCAAATTCAATCCCCGCGTAGCGGCCGTATATACTACACCTAATCAGCGTCACAACATCCGTGCGTCCTGGCAAAACGGATTCCGCTTCCCTTCACTGTTTGAAGCCTATTCATTCGTAAATAACGGTGGTGTAAGACGGGTAGGTGGGCTGGCATTCATTGAAGAAGGACTGGGATACTTCAGGAACTCCTACCTGACCTCCAGTGCTACCGCTTTTACAACAGCAGTCAATAAAGCGACTAACGCAGATCCCACCCTGAGCCGTGCAGAAGCAGAGGTAAGGAATGCCAGCGTGCTGAAAGTAGCTAACCTGGAGGCGATCAGACCAGAACAGATCCAGTCTATCGAAGTAGGTTATAAGAGCGTACTGTTTGACAATAAGGTCTTCATTGACATAGATGGTTATTACAATACTTACAAACACTTCATTGGTCAGGTAGAAGTAGCGGTACCAAAAACGGGTGATGTGAATAATCCTACACAGGAAGTGCTGAACCAGATGTATGATAAACAGTTCCAGAACCGCTACAGAGTATGGACCAACAGTAAATCCACGGTGCAGAACTACGGATTTGCAGTCGGTGTAACTTACAACTTCCTGAAAAGCTTCACCATCAGTGGTAACGCCAACTATAATACCCTGGCACAGGACAAGACCAAAGATGATGCACTCATCCCTGGTTTCAATACACCTAAATGGTTTACCAATGTAAGTTTTGGTAACAGGCAGGTATTACC